The window GCCGGAGAGGTACATGCCTTCCGACGAGCCGGGCGTGGCCTCCAGGAAGGAGGGCGAGAAGACGCCGTCGGCCGCGGCCAGGATGGTGTTCTCCAGGCCGGGGATGGTGCGGGCCGTGTTGGTCAGCAACGGGGCCAGCGGCTGGAAGACCGGGTAGAACAGGAATTCCGGCTCGGCGGCGGCAATGGAGGTCAGCAGAGGCTCGACGTTGGTGGCGTCGGCCGCTTCGGCCTCGAAGCCCACGCCTTCACCACCCAGGGCGATGAACGCATCGTAGAACGCGCGCGCCAGACCTTCGGTGTAGGGGTCGCCGTCGTGGATGGCGGCGGCCTTGGTCAGACCCAGCTCATTGAAGGCGAAGGAAGCCATCGCCGCGCCCTGGATCAGGTCGTTGTGGGCCGTGCGGAAGTAGCCCGGATTCCAGGCCTGGTCGGGGTCGGTCAGGGCCGGAGAAGTGTTCGACGGGGAGATCATCAGGAAGCCCGCGTCGGACATGATGCTGGACAGGGGCACGCCCGCGCCGGAGCAGCTGGTGCCGATGATGCCGATCACCTGCGGATTGGCGACGATTTTCGTGCCCGCCGTCTGTCCGCCTTCGGCGCTACAGCCGTCGTCCTCGGCCTGCAATTCGACCGGGTGGCCGAGTACTTCGGGGCGCAGCATCATGGCAATCTCGACGCCGCGCTGCGAGTCGGTGCCCAACTCAATGTTCGGGCCACTGATGACGAGGGCCGACGCGACCAGGATCGGGTCGCCGGGGGCAATCTCGATGCAGCCGAGTTCATCGGTGCATTCCATCGACGCGGCTTCTTCTTCAACCGCCGCTTCTTCGGTCGGGGCGGCTTCTTCTTCGGTCGCGGCTTCTTCCTCGACCGGGGCGGCCTCGGTGGCTACGGTTTCCTCGGTCGTACCCCCGCCCCCACAGGCCACCAGGGTCAGGGCTGCCAGAAGCAGCAGAACTATAAGCAGTGACAGACGTTTCATCGATCTTCTCCTCTATTCTTTTTTGAACGTGATGTCTAAGCCTTCGCCTAACATTTG is drawn from Candidatus Promineifilum breve and contains these coding sequences:
- a CDS encoding branched-chain amino acid ABC transporter substrate-binding protein codes for the protein MKRLSLLIVLLLLAALTLVACGGGGTTEETVATEAAPVEEEAATEEEAAPTEEAAVEEEAASMECTDELGCIEIAPGDPILVASALVISGPNIELGTDSQRGVEIAMMLRPEVLGHPVELQAEDDGCSAEGGQTAGTKIVANPQVIGIIGTSCSGAGVPLSSIMSDAGFLMISPSNTSPALTDPDQAWNPGYFRTAHNDLIQGAAMASFAFNELGLTKAAAIHDGDPYTEGLARAFYDAFIALGGEGVGFEAEAADATNVEPLLTSIAAAEPEFLFYPVFQPLAPLLTNTARTIPGLENTILAAADGVFSPSFLEATPGSSEGMYLSGPDLSFENTFYSETFVPMYVEEFGSEPTNVYHAHAFDATNILLNAVEEVAQQGEDGTLLIGRQALRDAVAATSGYEGVTGTLTCSEFGDCADARIAVSHVEDGEFVPVWNNKEAE